Proteins co-encoded in one Kribbella solani genomic window:
- a CDS encoding RluA family pseudouridine synthase encodes MVPDGLAGERLDAALSRLFGVSRTKAAELIESGLVQVDGAPAPKSSRVAAGVLLDVELPPPPSEVTVVPETVDNLRIVHDDDEIVVVDKPVGVAAHPSPGWTGPTVIGHLAGAGFSISTSGAAERKGIVHRLDVGTSGLMVVAKTEYAYTVLKRAFKERTVKKIYHALVQGHPDPFTGTVDAPIDRHPHHDYKFGVVAGGKPSVTHYETLEAFRYATLLEITLETGRTHQIRVHMSAIGHPCCGDLTYGADPVLAERLGLTRQWLHAMRLGFTHPGSGEYVEFTSEYPADLDQALDLLADAQ; translated from the coding sequence ATGGTGCCGGACGGACTCGCGGGCGAGCGGCTGGACGCTGCGCTCTCGCGCCTGTTCGGCGTCTCCCGTACCAAGGCCGCCGAGCTGATCGAGTCCGGCCTGGTCCAGGTGGACGGCGCCCCGGCGCCGAAGTCCTCCCGGGTCGCCGCCGGCGTCCTGCTCGACGTCGAGCTGCCGCCACCGCCGTCCGAGGTGACCGTGGTCCCGGAGACGGTCGACAACCTGCGGATCGTGCACGACGACGACGAGATCGTGGTCGTCGACAAACCGGTCGGCGTCGCCGCGCACCCGTCACCCGGCTGGACCGGCCCGACGGTGATCGGTCACCTGGCCGGCGCCGGTTTCAGCATCTCGACCAGCGGCGCGGCCGAGCGCAAGGGCATCGTGCACCGACTGGACGTCGGTACGTCGGGCCTGATGGTGGTCGCGAAAACCGAGTACGCGTACACCGTACTGAAACGTGCCTTCAAGGAACGTACGGTCAAGAAGATCTATCACGCGCTGGTGCAGGGTCATCCCGACCCGTTCACCGGTACGGTCGACGCGCCGATCGACCGGCATCCGCACCACGACTACAAGTTCGGCGTGGTGGCCGGCGGCAAACCGAGTGTCACGCACTACGAGACCCTCGAGGCGTTCCGGTACGCGACGCTCCTGGAGATCACGCTCGAGACCGGGCGTACGCACCAGATCCGCGTCCACATGTCGGCGATCGGTCATCCGTGCTGTGGCGATCTCACCTACGGCGCCGACCCGGTACTGGCCGAGCGCCTCGGGCTGACGCGGCAGTGGTTGCACGCGATGCGGCTCGGCTTCACCCACCCCGGCTCGGGCGAGTACGTCGAGTTCACCTCGGAGTACCCGGCCGATCTGGACCAGGCGCTCGACCTCCTCGCCGACGCCCAGTAG
- the ileS gene encoding isoleucine--tRNA ligase → MAADTPAVPSAVPSPGPWRQVPAQVDFPALEREVLALWDEHDTFAKSLEQSTGGQPWTFSEGPPTANGMPGTHHIEARVFKDVFPRYKTMKGFWVERKAGWDCHGLPVEVAVEKELGFSGKNDIEAYGIAEFNAKCRESVLRHVDAFKELTVRMGYWVDLDHPYKTMDPQYVESVWWSLKQIHDKGLLVEDYRITPYCPRCGTGLSDHELAQGYETVVDPSVYVRFPLTSGPLAGKASLLVWTTTPWTLVSNTAVAVHPDVEYVVATDGTESLVVAEPLLEKLGEGWTVTERYTGRDMERWAYQRPFELVPFDEPAHYVVLAEYVTTEDGTGLVHQSPAFGADDLAVGRAYNLPVVNPVDSSGHFNAEVPLVGGQFFKKADEDLVKDLSERGVLFKHVPYEHPYPHCWRCHTPVMYYALPSWYIRTTQVKDALLRENEKTNWYPESVKWGRYGDWLRNNIDWAVSRSRFWGTPLPIWRCGEDHQVCVGSLAELGELAGRDLSATDPHRPYVDDITFDCPACGAEARRVPEVIDAWYDSGSMPFAQWGYPWAEGSKEKFEQTYPADFIAEAIDQTRGWFYTLMAIGTLVFDESSYRNVVCLGHILAEDGRKMSKHLGNILEPIPLMDSHSADAVRWFMAASGSPWKARGIGPNVLNEIVRKVLITYWNTVAFHALYARLADWSPADAPAVGERSVLDRWLVSETHRLVRDTDEAYAAYDTQRLGLLINSFVDVLSNWYVRRSRRRFWAGDAGALATLHETLDVLTRVMAPLMPFVTERVWQDVFRPVTPGLPESVHLSSFPAYDETLIDDVLAQHMSMARRVVELGRSARAEAKVKTRQPLARALVGSAAIADLSPELLQEIADELNVGTVAPLSSAGADLVEFSAKGNFRELGKRFAKQTPVVAAAIAAADAGALAAALKASGTATVVVDGEEVQVGESEVLLSERPKEGWSVVNEQGETVALDLEVTPELRQAGLAREVVRTLQEARKNAGLEVSDRIQVWLTSTDAELTDALGKHADEIAREVLATTLTQSAPSTPADLVTGTEADLQLTYWLTKA, encoded by the coding sequence ATGGCGGCAGACACCCCGGCAGTTCCCTCGGCAGTCCCCTCTCCGGGCCCGTGGCGGCAGGTTCCGGCCCAGGTCGACTTCCCGGCGCTCGAGCGCGAGGTGCTGGCACTCTGGGACGAGCACGACACGTTCGCGAAGAGCCTCGAACAGTCCACCGGCGGTCAGCCGTGGACGTTCTCCGAAGGGCCGCCGACCGCGAACGGCATGCCGGGTACGCACCACATCGAGGCCCGCGTCTTCAAGGACGTGTTCCCGCGCTACAAGACCATGAAGGGCTTCTGGGTCGAGCGCAAGGCCGGCTGGGACTGCCACGGGCTCCCGGTCGAGGTCGCGGTGGAAAAGGAGCTCGGCTTCAGCGGCAAGAACGACATCGAGGCGTACGGCATCGCCGAGTTCAACGCCAAGTGCCGTGAATCGGTCCTGCGCCATGTGGACGCCTTCAAGGAGCTCACCGTCCGGATGGGCTACTGGGTCGATCTCGATCACCCGTACAAGACCATGGACCCGCAGTACGTCGAGTCGGTCTGGTGGTCGCTGAAGCAGATCCACGACAAGGGCCTCCTGGTCGAGGACTACCGGATCACGCCGTACTGCCCGCGCTGCGGCACCGGACTGTCCGACCACGAGCTGGCACAGGGCTACGAGACAGTGGTCGACCCGTCGGTGTACGTGCGCTTCCCGCTCACCTCTGGTCCGCTGGCCGGCAAGGCGTCGCTGCTGGTCTGGACGACGACGCCCTGGACGCTGGTGTCCAACACCGCGGTCGCTGTGCACCCAGACGTCGAGTACGTCGTAGCTACTGATGGCACCGAGTCACTGGTAGTGGCGGAGCCGCTGCTGGAGAAGCTCGGTGAGGGCTGGACCGTCACGGAGCGCTACACCGGCCGCGACATGGAGCGCTGGGCGTACCAGCGTCCGTTCGAGCTCGTGCCGTTCGACGAGCCGGCGCACTACGTCGTGCTCGCGGAGTACGTGACCACCGAGGACGGTACTGGTCTCGTGCACCAGTCCCCCGCTTTCGGCGCGGACGACCTTGCGGTCGGGCGTGCGTACAACCTGCCCGTGGTGAACCCAGTGGATTCCAGCGGTCACTTCAACGCTGAGGTACCGCTGGTCGGCGGGCAGTTCTTCAAGAAGGCCGACGAGGACCTGGTCAAGGACCTGTCCGAGCGTGGCGTGCTGTTCAAGCACGTGCCGTACGAGCACCCGTACCCGCACTGCTGGCGCTGCCACACCCCGGTCATGTACTACGCGCTGCCCTCCTGGTACATCCGCACCACTCAGGTGAAGGACGCCCTGCTCCGGGAGAACGAGAAGACCAACTGGTACCCGGAGTCGGTCAAGTGGGGCCGGTACGGCGACTGGCTGCGCAACAACATCGACTGGGCGGTCTCCCGGTCGCGCTTCTGGGGTACGCCGCTGCCGATCTGGCGCTGTGGTGAGGACCACCAGGTGTGCGTCGGCTCACTCGCCGAGTTGGGTGAGCTGGCCGGCCGGGACCTGAGCGCCACCGACCCGCACCGGCCGTACGTGGACGACATCACCTTCGACTGCCCGGCCTGTGGTGCCGAGGCGCGCCGCGTGCCCGAGGTGATCGACGCCTGGTACGACTCGGGCTCGATGCCGTTCGCGCAGTGGGGGTACCCGTGGGCGGAGGGCTCGAAGGAGAAGTTCGAGCAGACGTACCCGGCCGACTTCATCGCCGAGGCGATCGACCAGACCCGTGGCTGGTTCTACACGCTGATGGCGATCGGCACGCTGGTCTTCGACGAGTCGTCGTACCGGAACGTGGTCTGTCTCGGGCACATCCTGGCCGAGGACGGCCGGAAGATGTCCAAGCACCTGGGCAACATCCTGGAACCGATCCCGCTGATGGACAGCCACAGCGCGGACGCGGTGCGCTGGTTCATGGCCGCCTCCGGGTCGCCGTGGAAGGCACGGGGCATCGGCCCGAACGTACTGAACGAGATCGTCCGGAAGGTGCTCATCACCTACTGGAACACGGTCGCGTTCCACGCCCTGTACGCACGCCTGGCCGACTGGTCTCCGGCCGACGCGCCCGCCGTCGGGGAGCGTTCGGTGCTGGACCGCTGGCTGGTCAGCGAAACGCACCGGCTGGTCCGGGACACCGACGAGGCCTACGCGGCGTACGACACGCAGCGCCTCGGTCTGCTGATCAACTCGTTCGTCGACGTGCTCTCGAACTGGTACGTCCGCCGCTCGCGCCGCCGGTTCTGGGCCGGTGACGCCGGCGCGCTGGCGACGCTGCACGAGACGCTCGACGTACTCACCCGGGTGATGGCGCCGCTGATGCCGTTCGTCACCGAGCGGGTCTGGCAGGACGTGTTCCGTCCGGTCACGCCCGGGCTGCCCGAGTCGGTCCACCTGAGCAGCTTCCCGGCGTACGACGAGACGCTGATCGACGACGTACTGGCCCAGCACATGTCGATGGCCCGGCGGGTGGTCGAGCTCGGCCGGTCCGCCCGTGCCGAGGCGAAGGTGAAGACGCGGCAGCCGCTCGCCCGCGCGCTGGTCGGGTCGGCAGCGATCGCCGACCTGTCCCCCGAGCTGCTGCAGGAGATCGCCGACGAGCTGAACGTCGGCACGGTCGCGCCGCTGTCGTCGGCGGGAGCGGACCTGGTCGAGTTCTCCGCGAAGGGCAACTTCCGGGAGCTGGGGAAGCGGTTCGCGAAGCAGACTCCGGTCGTCGCCGCCGCGATCGCCGCGGCCGATGCCGGCGCGCTCGCCGCCGCGTTGAAGGCATCCGGCACGGCCACCGTGGTGGTGGACGGCGAAGAGGTTCAGGTCGGCGAGTCCGAGGTGCTGCTGTCCGAGCGGCCGAAGGAAGGCTGGTCGGTGGTGAACGAACAGGGCGAGACCGTTGCCCTCGACCTCGAAGTCACACCGGAGTTGCGACAGGCCGGTCTGGCGCGCGAGGTGGTCCGTACGCTGCAAGAGGCGCGGAAGAACGCCGGGCTCGAGGTGTCGGACCGGATCCAGGTCTGGCTCACCTCGACCGACGCCGAGCTGACCGATGCCCTCGGCAAACACGCCGACGAGATCGCCCGCGAGGTCCTGGCCACCACACTGACCCAGTCGGCCCCGTCAACTCCGGCCGACCTGGTCACCGGCACCGAAGCCGACCTGCAGCTCACCTACTGGCTCACCAAGGCCTGA
- a CDS encoding DUF167 domain-containing protein has product MRILLRVRPGASRTAVGGRYDGPSGPALVVAVAARAVEGQATKAVLTAVAAEFGVRRSAVTLVRGATSRDKLVEVEGDEMKLRERLERLWA; this is encoded by the coding sequence ATGAGAATTCTGCTGCGGGTCCGGCCGGGGGCCTCCAGAACCGCGGTCGGCGGCCGGTACGACGGTCCGTCCGGGCCGGCGCTGGTGGTCGCGGTGGCGGCCCGTGCGGTGGAAGGACAGGCGACGAAGGCTGTCCTGACGGCGGTCGCGGCGGAGTTCGGGGTCCGGCGGTCCGCGGTGACTCTGGTTCGTGGCGCGACCAGCCGGGACAAGCTGGTCGAGGTGGAGGGGGATGAGATGAAGCTCCGGGAACGACTCGAGCGACTATGGGCCTGA
- a CDS encoding TraR/DksA C4-type zinc finger protein, whose protein sequence is MATSAPKKSAPQRSAAAKKSAAKKSEPVKQQQTTGKSPAKKSPAKKTTAMKKSASTTAAKRTAAKTPAKKAPTKRVAMKTNENRTPATAPAKSAAHTAETFKVKPGEDPWTAAELAELRTELESEVEHLKQEIKDAEQEIAGLFRDGSDGAGNDQADVGSTTLERYHELTLANNARDMLNQIEFALSRIDDGTYGVCDNCGNAIGKGRLQAFPRATLCVSCKERQERR, encoded by the coding sequence ATGGCTACATCGGCACCCAAGAAGTCCGCCCCCCAACGATCTGCCGCGGCCAAGAAGAGTGCCGCCAAGAAGTCCGAGCCGGTCAAGCAGCAGCAGACGACGGGGAAAAGCCCGGCGAAGAAATCGCCGGCCAAGAAGACCACCGCGATGAAGAAGTCGGCCTCGACCACCGCGGCGAAACGAACAGCGGCTAAGACCCCTGCCAAGAAAGCTCCGACGAAGAGGGTGGCCATGAAGACGAACGAGAACAGGACTCCGGCGACGGCGCCGGCCAAGTCCGCGGCGCATACGGCCGAGACCTTCAAGGTGAAGCCAGGTGAGGATCCGTGGACGGCGGCCGAGCTGGCCGAACTGCGGACGGAGCTGGAGAGTGAGGTCGAGCACCTCAAGCAGGAGATCAAGGACGCCGAGCAGGAGATCGCCGGCCTGTTCCGGGACGGCAGCGACGGCGCCGGGAACGACCAGGCGGACGTCGGCTCGACCACGCTGGAGCGGTACCACGAGCTGACGCTGGCCAACAACGCCCGGGACATGCTGAACCAGATCGAGTTCGCGCTGTCCCGGATCGACGACGGCACCTACGGCGTCTGCGACAACTGCGGCAACGCGATCGGCAAGGGTCGGCTGCAGGCGTTCCCGCGTGCGACACTGTGCGTGTCATGCAAAGAACGCCAGGAACGCCGCTGA
- the dnaE gene encoding DNA polymerase III subunit alpha: MASSNSFVHLHVHTEYSMLDGAAKNSKLFTEVERLGMPAVAMSDHGNMFGAYEFFQSAKKSSVKPIIGIEAYVAPESRHHKKPVFWADSSRGSGQDDGEGGKDVSGGGRFTHMTMWAENLAGLRNLFRLSSLASYEGYYGKPRMDRQLIAEHSAGIIATTGCPSGEVQTRLRLGQYDKALQAASDYQDMFGKENYFLELMDHGLDIERTVRTDLLKIAKELGIPLLATNDSHYVTEDQADAHDSLLCVGVGKNKDDPNRFRFNGAGYYIKTADEMRRLFSELPEACDNTLRIAERVGDYSEAFDYVDRMPQFEVPPGETQSSWLRKETEKGIQLRYGDNPSQEVLDRVETEFAVISPMGFDSYFLVVADICKYARDNGIPIGPGRGSATGSIIGYAIRITELCPLEHGLLFERFLNPERISPPDVDLDFDDRQRDRMVRYVTDKYGAEYTAQVNTFSTIKAKAAVKDASRILGYPFAVGDKITKAMPPDVMGKGMPLTGMFDSSHPRYVEAGEIRQLYENDPDVHKVIDTAKGIEGLIRGTGVHAAAVILSSTPLLDLIPLHRRDKDGTIITGFDYPSCEAMGLVKMDFLGLRNLGVIDHAIKVVKENRGIELQTENIPLEDEATFKLLGRGDTLGVFQLDGTAMRNLLKLMEPSRFEDIAAVLALYRPGPMAANAHINYAERKNGRQTITPIHPELEQALEPILGTTFHLLVYQEQIMAVSRELAGYSLGGADILRRAMGKKKKEVLEASFVEFQAGMRNNGYSDEAIQALWDVMLPFSGYAFNKSHTAGYGLVSYWTAYLKANFPAEYMAALLTSVDDDKTKMGVYLADARRVGIKVLPPDINESIADFTAVGKDVRFGLKAVRNVGANVIESLVATRESKGKFTSFADFLSKVELVVCNKRVIESLIMAGAFDSLGHKRSALIACHEQAVDSVVEVKRAEQYGQYDLFASMEEQEGKATDSEQFGVEIDESVEEWNRKLLLSQEREMLGLYVSAHPLDGAQPILERNRDVRLIDLVDGDRTEGEVRVAGMITKVDRRVNKRGDTWAIVTIEDHDTGIDILFFPSTYLAVSYELMEDAVVSVRGKLNERDGSLNIYGQELNPLDISSVENAAYPPIVLTMRPQQVVPDLVNEIKEILGAHQGDRPVQIHLRQREGGLLKFALPGWKVDGGSSFMADMKQLLGPSALQN; encoded by the coding sequence ATGGCGTCCAGCAACAGTTTCGTGCATCTCCACGTGCACACCGAGTACTCGATGCTGGACGGCGCCGCGAAGAACAGCAAGTTGTTCACCGAGGTCGAGCGGCTGGGGATGCCCGCGGTCGCGATGAGCGACCACGGCAACATGTTCGGGGCGTACGAGTTCTTCCAGTCGGCCAAGAAGAGCAGCGTCAAGCCGATCATCGGCATCGAGGCGTATGTCGCGCCCGAGTCGCGGCACCACAAGAAGCCGGTCTTCTGGGCGGACAGTTCGCGCGGCAGCGGGCAGGACGACGGCGAGGGCGGCAAGGACGTCTCCGGCGGCGGCCGGTTCACCCACATGACGATGTGGGCCGAGAACCTGGCCGGTCTGCGCAACCTGTTCCGGCTGTCCTCCCTCGCGTCGTACGAGGGGTACTACGGGAAGCCGCGGATGGACCGGCAGCTGATCGCGGAGCACTCGGCCGGCATCATCGCGACCACCGGCTGCCCGTCGGGTGAGGTGCAGACCAGACTGCGACTGGGTCAGTACGACAAGGCGCTGCAGGCGGCGTCGGACTACCAGGACATGTTCGGCAAGGAGAACTACTTCCTCGAGCTGATGGACCACGGCCTCGACATCGAGCGCACGGTCCGGACCGACCTGCTGAAGATCGCCAAGGAACTCGGCATCCCGCTGCTCGCGACGAACGACTCGCACTACGTCACCGAGGACCAGGCCGACGCGCACGACTCGCTGCTGTGCGTCGGCGTGGGCAAGAACAAGGACGACCCGAACCGGTTCCGCTTCAACGGCGCGGGCTACTACATCAAGACCGCCGACGAGATGCGCCGGCTGTTCTCCGAGCTGCCGGAGGCCTGCGACAACACGCTGCGGATCGCCGAGCGGGTGGGGGACTACTCGGAGGCGTTCGACTACGTCGACCGGATGCCGCAGTTCGAGGTGCCGCCGGGCGAGACGCAGTCGTCCTGGCTGCGCAAGGAGACCGAAAAGGGCATCCAGCTGCGGTACGGCGACAACCCGAGCCAGGAGGTGCTGGACCGGGTCGAGACCGAGTTCGCGGTCATCTCGCCGATGGGCTTCGACTCGTACTTCCTCGTCGTCGCGGACATCTGCAAGTACGCGCGCGACAACGGCATCCCGATCGGACCGGGCCGCGGTTCGGCCACCGGTTCGATCATCGGGTACGCGATCCGGATCACCGAGCTGTGCCCGCTGGAGCACGGACTGCTGTTCGAGCGGTTCCTGAACCCGGAGCGGATCTCGCCGCCCGATGTCGACCTCGACTTCGACGACCGCCAGCGCGACCGGATGGTCCGCTACGTCACCGACAAGTACGGTGCCGAGTACACCGCGCAGGTGAACACCTTCAGCACGATCAAGGCGAAGGCGGCGGTGAAGGACGCGTCCCGCATCCTCGGGTACCCGTTCGCCGTCGGCGACAAGATCACCAAGGCGATGCCGCCGGACGTGATGGGCAAGGGCATGCCGCTGACCGGCATGTTCGACAGCTCGCACCCGCGGTACGTCGAGGCCGGCGAGATCCGGCAGCTGTACGAGAACGATCCCGACGTGCACAAGGTGATCGACACGGCGAAGGGGATCGAGGGCCTGATCCGCGGCACCGGGGTGCACGCGGCCGCGGTGATCCTGTCGTCGACGCCGCTGCTGGACCTGATTCCGCTGCACCGGCGGGACAAGGACGGCACCATCATCACCGGGTTCGACTACCCGTCGTGCGAGGCCATGGGCCTGGTGAAGATGGACTTCCTCGGGCTCCGCAACCTCGGTGTGATCGACCACGCGATCAAGGTGGTCAAGGAGAACCGCGGCATCGAGCTGCAGACCGAGAACATCCCGCTCGAGGACGAGGCGACCTTCAAACTGCTCGGTCGCGGCGACACGCTGGGCGTGTTCCAGCTCGACGGCACCGCGATGCGGAACCTGCTGAAGCTGATGGAGCCGAGCCGGTTCGAGGACATCGCCGCGGTCCTGGCGCTGTACCGGCCGGGCCCGATGGCCGCGAACGCGCACATCAACTACGCCGAGCGCAAGAACGGCCGGCAGACGATCACGCCGATCCACCCGGAGCTGGAGCAGGCGCTCGAACCGATCCTTGGTACCACCTTCCATCTGCTCGTCTACCAGGAGCAGATCATGGCCGTCAGCCGGGAGCTGGCCGGCTACAGCCTGGGTGGCGCGGACATTCTGCGCCGGGCGATGGGCAAGAAGAAGAAGGAAGTCCTGGAGGCCTCGTTCGTCGAGTTCCAGGCCGGCATGCGCAACAACGGGTACTCGGACGAAGCGATCCAGGCCCTGTGGGACGTCATGCTCCCGTTCTCCGGGTACGCGTTCAACAAGTCCCACACCGCCGGGTACGGACTGGTCTCGTACTGGACCGCCTATCTGAAGGCCAACTTCCCGGCCGAGTACATGGCCGCGCTGCTGACCTCGGTCGATGACGACAAGACCAAGATGGGTGTGTACCTGGCGGATGCCCGCCGGGTCGGCATCAAGGTGCTGCCGCCGGACATCAACGAGTCGATCGCGGACTTCACCGCGGTCGGCAAGGACGTCCGGTTCGGGCTCAAGGCGGTCCGCAACGTCGGCGCGAACGTGATCGAGTCGCTGGTCGCGACGCGTGAGTCGAAGGGCAAGTTCACCTCGTTCGCGGACTTCCTCTCCAAGGTGGAGCTGGTGGTCTGCAACAAGCGCGTGATCGAGTCGCTGATCATGGCCGGCGCGTTCGACTCGCTCGGGCACAAACGGTCCGCGCTGATCGCGTGTCACGAGCAGGCGGTCGACTCGGTCGTCGAGGTCAAGCGCGCGGAGCAGTACGGTCAGTACGATCTGTTCGCCTCGATGGAGGAGCAGGAGGGCAAGGCCACCGACTCCGAGCAGTTCGGCGTCGAGATCGACGAGTCGGTCGAGGAGTGGAACCGGAAGCTCCTGCTCAGCCAGGAGCGCGAGATGCTCGGCCTGTACGTGTCGGCGCACCCGCTGGACGGCGCGCAGCCGATCCTCGAGCGCAACCGGGACGTCCGGCTGATCGACCTGGTCGACGGGGACCGGACCGAGGGTGAGGTCCGGGTCGCGGGCATGATCACCAAGGTCGACCGCCGGGTGAACAAGCGCGGCGACACCTGGGCGATCGTGACCATCGAGGATCACGACACCGGTATCGACATCCTGTTCTTCCCGTCGACGTACCTGGCGGTCTCGTACGAGCTGATGGAAGACGCGGTCGTTTCGGTGCGTGGCAAGCTGAATGAGCGCGACGGGTCGCTGAACATCTACGGCCAGGAGCTGAACCCGCTCGACATCTCCAGCGTCGAGAACGCCGCCTACCCGCCGATCGTGCTGACCATGCGGCCGCAGCAGGTGGTTCCGGATCTGGTCAACGAGATCAAGGAGATCCTCGGCGCGCACCAGGGCGACCGCCCGGTCCAGATTCACCTGCGGCAACGTGAGGGCGGTCTGCTGAAGTTCGCTCTGCCGGGCTGGAAGGTCGACGGCGGCAGCTCGTTCATGGCCGACATGAAACAACTGCTCGGCCCGTCGGCCCTGCAGAACTGA
- the lspA gene encoding signal peptidase II, with amino-acid sequence MQRTPGTPLNDPAAPTPAEDVDTPEPADSPSAGSPSSTADEHTTRAAVTVRDDATGSAPDENHPATGTTTSPPQEDDGERLGAASTSSRAEEDDGPRLGAGSTGSRAEEDDGPRLDADGSTTSPPRGDDGLTAAPSAAAEAAASGGEAGRRSWKWTLVFGGVGLVVLLLDQLTKALALAHLTPGEPVNVIGSLLKFNLIRNSGAAFSLGAGYTPYISAVQIIVAIGVVYLSRRLGSAGWALAFGLLFGGAVGNILDRIFRAPSPFHGHVVDFLQTPHWAIFNVADMAVTSAAILLVIQTLRGIRLDGTREPRK; translated from the coding sequence ATGCAAAGAACGCCAGGAACGCCGCTGAACGACCCCGCCGCCCCAACCCCGGCGGAGGACGTGGACACCCCCGAACCGGCCGACTCCCCGTCGGCCGGTTCGCCGTCGTCCACAGCCGACGAACACACCACCCGCGCGGCAGTAACTGTGCGCGACGACGCCACGGGTTCGGCACCCGACGAAAACCACCCCGCGACCGGAACCACCACGTCACCTCCCCAGGAGGACGACGGCGAGCGCCTGGGTGCCGCTAGTACCAGCTCGCGTGCCGAGGAGGACGATGGCCCGCGCCTGGGTGCCGGTAGTACCGGCTCGCGTGCCGAGGAGGACGATGGCCCGCGCTTGGATGCCGATGGGAGCACCACCTCGCCCCCTCGGGGGGATGACGGCCTGACGGCTGCTCCCTCCGCTGCCGCCGAGGCCGCCGCCTCTGGCGGCGAGGCGGGACGCCGGTCGTGGAAGTGGACCCTGGTGTTTGGTGGGGTCGGGTTGGTGGTGTTGTTGCTTGATCAGCTCACCAAGGCTTTGGCGCTGGCGCATCTGACGCCTGGGGAACCGGTGAACGTGATCGGCTCGCTGCTCAAGTTCAACCTGATCCGGAACTCGGGAGCGGCCTTCAGCCTCGGCGCCGGCTACACGCCGTACATCAGCGCCGTTCAGATCATCGTCGCGATCGGCGTCGTGTACCTGTCCCGGCGGCTCGGATCGGCCGGCTGGGCGCTCGCCTTCGGCCTGCTGTTCGGTGGCGCGGTCGGCAACATCCTGGACCGGATCTTCCGCGCCCCGTCGCCCTTCCACGGGCACGTCGTGGACTTCCTCCAGACCCCGCACTGGGCGATCTTCAACGTCGCGGACATGGCCGTCACCTCGGCGGCGATCCTGCTCGTGATCCAGACCCTGCGCGGTATCAGGCTGGACGGCACCCGGGAGCCGCGAAAGTGA
- a CDS encoding DivIVA domain-containing protein: MPLTPDDVRSKQFTPVRLREGYDVTEVDSFLDEVEAELERLLAENEELRAKLAAAQRAGAEQQQRPVDQTAALPPVVQQPKPPVVVEKVEEKPPVVAAAPGAAAAAGTVGDASSSAVRLLEMATKHSDDLVQEAKDTADKIIGEARAKAERLENEARGKADRMTGEARARAEKLDGEIAERRAQMLGTLEKQKGQLERTIDDLHAYEREYRSRLKTYFTEQLKALGNGDDTLSPRNGFRPEARAQAHGHGV, from the coding sequence ATGCCGCTGACGCCGGATGACGTCCGCTCGAAGCAGTTCACGCCCGTCCGACTACGGGAGGGCTACGACGTCACAGAGGTCGACTCCTTCCTCGACGAGGTGGAAGCCGAGCTCGAGCGCCTTCTCGCCGAGAACGAGGAGCTGCGGGCCAAGCTCGCGGCGGCTCAGCGCGCGGGTGCCGAGCAGCAGCAGCGACCGGTCGACCAGACCGCCGCGCTGCCGCCGGTCGTGCAGCAGCCGAAGCCGCCGGTCGTGGTCGAGAAGGTCGAGGAGAAGCCGCCGGTAGTGGCAGCTGCTCCCGGCGCGGCCGCGGCGGCCGGCACGGTCGGTGACGCGTCCAGCTCCGCGGTCCGACTGCTGGAGATGGCCACCAAGCACTCCGACGACCTGGTCCAGGAGGCGAAGGACACCGCCGACAAGATCATCGGCGAGGCCCGCGCCAAGGCGGAGCGGCTGGAGAACGAGGCTCGTGGCAAGGCCGACCGGATGACCGGTGAGGCCCGCGCCCGCGCCGAGAAGCTCGACGGCGAGATCGCCGAGCGGCGCGCCCAGATGCTCGGCACCCTGGAGAAGCAGAAGGGCCAGCTCGAGCGCACCATCGACGACCTGCACGCGTACGAGCGGGAGTACCGCAGCCGCCTGAAGACGTACTTCACCGAGCAGCTGAAGGCGCTCGGCAACGGCGACGACACGCTCAGCCCGCGGAACGGCTTCCGTCCGGAGGCCCGCGCCCAGGCTCACGGCCACGGCGTCTAA
- a CDS encoding YggT family protein has protein sequence MVALALVLSVLSWVLLAFFLILVARFVLSLIVMFAPQWHPKGPVLLFFELVYSVTDPFLKPLRRILPPIGAGGVRIDLSMLMLFVIISVAMSINSTALRSL, from the coding sequence ATGGTTGCTCTAGCGCTCGTCCTCAGTGTTCTCAGCTGGGTGCTGCTCGCCTTCTTCCTGATTCTGGTGGCGAGGTTCGTACTCAGCCTGATCGTCATGTTCGCGCCCCAGTGGCACCCGAAAGGCCCGGTGCTGCTCTTCTTCGAGCTGGTCTACTCGGTCACCGATCCGTTCCTGAAACCGCTCCGGCGGATCCTGCCCCCGATCGGGGCCGGCGGGGTCCGGATCGACCTGTCCATGCTGATGCTCTTCGTCATCATCTCGGTGGCGATGTCCATCAACTCGACGGCCCTGCGCTCGTTGTGA